One window from the genome of Anguilla rostrata isolate EN2019 chromosome 5, ASM1855537v3, whole genome shotgun sequence encodes:
- the bdnf gene encoding brain-derived neurotrophic factor isoform X1: MFHQVRRVMTILFLTMVISYFSCMKAAPMRDAAAMRGHRAEGYLGATAAQSHGTLESGGGAQRRGLPSLTDTFEQVIEELLEVEGEAQLTGSGPGDKNQGDVVAESKDVDLYASRVMISNQVPLEPPLLFLLEEYKNYLDAANMSMRVRRHSDPSRRGELSVCDSISQWVTAVDKKTAIDMSGQTVTVLEKVPVPNGQLKQYFYETKCNPMGYTKDGCRGIDKRHYNSQCRTTQSFVRALTMDSKKKIGWRFIRIDTSCVCTLTIKRGR, encoded by the coding sequence TTCCACCAGGTGAGAAGAGTGATGACCATCCTGTTCCTTACTATGGTAATTTCGTACTTCAGTTGCATGAAAGCTGCCCCCATGAGAGACGCCGCCGCGATGCGGGGGCACAGAGCAGAGGGCTACCTGGGAGCGACGGCGGCACAGAGCCATGGGACTCTAgagagcgggggcggggcccagcgCAGGGGGCTGCCGTCACTCACGGACACATTCGAGCAGGTGAtcgaggagctgctggaggtcGAGGGGGAGGCACAGCTGACCGGCAGCGGGCCCGGTGACAAGAACCAGGGGGACGTCGTGGCGGAGTCCAAAGACGTCGACTTGTACGCGTCGCGGGTGATGATCAGCAACCAAGTGCCTTTGGAGCCAccacttctctttctcttggAGGAATACAAAAACTACCTGGACGCAGCCAACATGTCCATGAGGGTTCGACGACACTCTGACCCGTCACGGCGTGGAGAGCTGAGCGTGTGTGACAGTATTAGCCAGTGGGTGACGGCCGTGGATAAAAAGACGGCTATAGACATGTCTGGGCAGACAGTCACAGTTCTGGAGAAAGTCCCGGTGCCCAATGGCCAACTGAAGCAATACTTTTACGAGACCAAATGCAACCCAATGGGATACACAAAAGATGGCTGCCGGGGAATAGACAAGCGTCACTACAACTCGCAATGTCGGACAACCCAGTCGTTCGTGCGGGCGCTCACCATGGATAGCAAAAAGAAAATCGGTTGGCGATTTATAAGGATAGACACTTCCTGTGTATGCACATTGACCATTAAAAGGGGAAGATAG
- the bdnf gene encoding brain-derived neurotrophic factor isoform X2 — MTILFLTMVISYFSCMKAAPMRDAAAMRGHRAEGYLGATAAQSHGTLESGGGAQRRGLPSLTDTFEQVIEELLEVEGEAQLTGSGPGDKNQGDVVAESKDVDLYASRVMISNQVPLEPPLLFLLEEYKNYLDAANMSMRVRRHSDPSRRGELSVCDSISQWVTAVDKKTAIDMSGQTVTVLEKVPVPNGQLKQYFYETKCNPMGYTKDGCRGIDKRHYNSQCRTTQSFVRALTMDSKKKIGWRFIRIDTSCVCTLTIKRGR; from the coding sequence ATGACCATCCTGTTCCTTACTATGGTAATTTCGTACTTCAGTTGCATGAAAGCTGCCCCCATGAGAGACGCCGCCGCGATGCGGGGGCACAGAGCAGAGGGCTACCTGGGAGCGACGGCGGCACAGAGCCATGGGACTCTAgagagcgggggcggggcccagcgCAGGGGGCTGCCGTCACTCACGGACACATTCGAGCAGGTGAtcgaggagctgctggaggtcGAGGGGGAGGCACAGCTGACCGGCAGCGGGCCCGGTGACAAGAACCAGGGGGACGTCGTGGCGGAGTCCAAAGACGTCGACTTGTACGCGTCGCGGGTGATGATCAGCAACCAAGTGCCTTTGGAGCCAccacttctctttctcttggAGGAATACAAAAACTACCTGGACGCAGCCAACATGTCCATGAGGGTTCGACGACACTCTGACCCGTCACGGCGTGGAGAGCTGAGCGTGTGTGACAGTATTAGCCAGTGGGTGACGGCCGTGGATAAAAAGACGGCTATAGACATGTCTGGGCAGACAGTCACAGTTCTGGAGAAAGTCCCGGTGCCCAATGGCCAACTGAAGCAATACTTTTACGAGACCAAATGCAACCCAATGGGATACACAAAAGATGGCTGCCGGGGAATAGACAAGCGTCACTACAACTCGCAATGTCGGACAACCCAGTCGTTCGTGCGGGCGCTCACCATGGATAGCAAAAAGAAAATCGGTTGGCGATTTATAAGGATAGACACTTCCTGTGTATGCACATTGACCATTAAAAGGGGAAGATAG